In Stegostoma tigrinum isolate sSteTig4 chromosome 7, sSteTig4.hap1, whole genome shotgun sequence, one genomic interval encodes:
- the heg1 gene encoding protein HEG isoform X3: protein MSTIHAQNASDRSTTLINIFENPSNSSSDTEISSTLINDFIRSVSTLPNDSKISTVSAENDSEWSSMLINDFENYLNSSPSDTEGRSTTLNDLKRSLSASSNDSKMSTIHAENSTESSTMLINIFQSPLNSSRSNNEISSTLINNFKRSVSTLSNDSNMSTVSAQNDSEWSSTLINAFENYSNSSPSDTEGRSTTLNDMKRSLNTSPNDSKTSTIHAENASESSTILTSIFQSPLNSSRSDTEMSSTLISDFKRSVSTFPNDSNMSTVDAQNDSEWSSTLINVSENYSNSSPNDSARSSISMNDFKRSLSTSPNDSKISTNSVHNASESSNTLTTAFESSSNSSLSDTARSLSTSPNYFKRSLSTSLKDSEKWSSSPNVSESTLIIGQNDSESSLSASLNDSKSSLGSTPNNSENPFSTSLSSYEILNTTTNSSEETTHSHSTSKPMDFDNITHWSDAVKSPDSLSSGSVYTQTNGSTSTSDSILISDVESITAITASSHSLPRTTDDILNTTVLSEMYSITNLIATALSSVPSGSEGIVNDFTVLSSNFTATNSSKLGLVEAATNGFLKTQFAKTTTSTNLRRAFPERPTDSPRTSLPPTKNVYLSFSTMESPIREVRRTSSAPIVITSRPHTGLYPKISQVPTDTPKPELIGSTDGTFTTIWASPTVFMNTSSGDKRTDRTKSTTAIMKTSEPVSTRTSVSLKFLTSTRSSASTRTSAITRMPVGTTLLTSTKISESTTIIPIRTSTSTKPHSPKGAITPEPTVIQVTSTSTPETSAVSAENLCTSNPCLNGGTCISNCIKCRKCVCPPNWQGVNCSKDVDECLSNPCPSRAKCVNNLGSFTCKCYPGYYLEKGTRCTLARTFAGIFYSDNKSHVSRMQDLQSEILKMVNASLFSLNGYYTSVIADLSETEGSVSILNMFVLPANVTAPEVLSSVHNYMESCRYKTGSCQFVLNHQLSYKAEKLCSLKVPECDNATAECSDHNGIADCQCKDGYFKYNTMDPSCRACDDGYKLENGTCAPCMFGFGGFNCKSPYKLITVVIAAAGGGLLLILGIALTITCCRKDKNDISKLIFKSADFQRSPYAEFPKNPRISVEWGRETIEMQENGSTKNLLQMTDVYYSSGLRGSEVDRNGMHPYSGLPGSRYSCIYTGQYNPSFSSEETRRRDYF from the exons ATGTCTACAATTCATGCTCAAAATGCTTCTGACAGATCAACAACACTGATAAATATTTTTGAGAACCCTTCAAACTCTTCAAGTGATACTGAAATATCAAGTACTTTGATAAATGATTTTATAAGATCTGTAAGTACTTTGCCAAATGATTCTAAAATTTCTACAGTTAGTGCTGAAAATGATTCTGAATGGTCAAGTATGTTAATTAATGATTTTGAGAATTACTTAAACTCTTCACCAAGTGACACTGAGGGACGAAGTACTACACTGAATGATTTGAAAAGATCTTTAAGTGCTTCATCAAATGATTCTAAAATGTCTACAATTCATGCTGAAAATTCTACTGAAAGTTCAACAATGTTGATAAATATTTTTCAGAGTCCTTTGAACTCTTCACGAAGTAATAATGAAATATCAAGTACCttgataaataattttaaaaggtcTGTAAGTACTTTGTCAAACGATTCTAATATGTCTACGGTTAGTGCTCAAAATGATTCTGAATGGTCAAGTACATTAATTAATGCTTTTGAGAACTACTCAAACTCTTCACCAAGTGACACTGAGGGACGAAGTACTACACTGAATGATATGAAAAGATCTTTAAACACTTCACCAAATGATTCTAAAACATCTACAATTCATGCTGAAAATGCGTCTGAAAGTTCAACAATATTGACAAGTATTTTTCAGAGCCCTTTGAACTCTTCACGAAGTGATACTGAAATGTCAAGTACCTTGATAAGTGATTTTAAAAGGTCTGTAAGTACTTTCCCTAATGATTCTAATATGTCTACAGTTGATGCTCAAAATGATTCTGAATGGTCAAGTACGTTAATTAATGTTTCTGAGAACTACTCAAACTCTTCACCAAATGATTCTGCAAGATCAAGCATTTcaatgaatgattttaaaaggtCTTTAAGtacttcaccaaatgattcaaaaaTATCAACAAATAGTGTTCACAATGCTTCTGAAAGTTCTAATACTTTGACAACTGCTTTTGAGAGTTCTTCAAACTCTTCATTGAGTGATACTGCAAGATCTTTAAGCACTTcaccaaattattttaaaagatcTTTAAGTACTTCATTGAAAGATTCTGAAAAATGGAGTTCTTCACCAAATGTTTCTGAAAGTACCCTAATTATTGGTCAAAATGACTCTGAAAGCTCACTGAGTGCTTCACTAAATGATTCTAAAAGTTCATTAGGTTCTACACCAAATAATTCTGAAAATCCTTTCAGTACTTCATTGAGCAGCTATGAAATTCTCAATACTACAACAAATAGTTCTGAAGAGACAACTCATTCACATTCAACATCCAAGCCAATGGATTTTGATAACATTACACATTGGTCAGATGCAGTCAAGTCACCAGATAGTCTATCCTCAGGGTCAGTTTATACTCAGACAAATGGTTCAACATCAACAAGTGACTCCATTCTTATTTCAGATGTTGAAAGCATAACTGCCATTACAGCATCAAGCCATTCACTTCCCAGAACTACAGATGATATCTTAAATACTACTGTACTGTCTGAAATGTACAGTATTACTAACTTAATTGCAACAGCTTTGTCTTCAGTGCCATCAGGTTCTGAAGGCATAGTGAATGATTTTACAGTGTTAAGTTCTAACTTTACTGCAACTAATTCCTCTAAACTAGGTTTAGTTGAAGCGGCAACTAATGGTTTTCTTAAAACTCAATTTGCAAAAACAACAACTAGCACTAATCTGAGGCGCGCATTTCCTGAAAGGCCAACAGACTCTCCCAGAACATCACTGCCTCCAACAAAAAATGTTTATCTGTCATTTTCTACCATGGAATCACCTATTAGAGAAGTCAGAAGAACATCCTCGGCACCAATTGTAATTACATCTAGGCCTCATACTGGACTATATCCAAAAATTTCACAGGTTCCCACTGACACACCAAAGCCTGAACTAATTGGTTCAACAGATGGCACATTTACCACTATATGGGCCAGTCCAACTGTTTTTATGAATACCTCATCAGGGGATAAAAGAACAGACAGGACTAAATCTACAACTGCTATTATGAAGACGTCTGAACCAGTGAGTACGAGAACTTCAGTTAGCTTGAAGTTTTTGACAAGCACAAGGTCTTCAGCGAGCACAAGGACTTCAGCAATCACAAGGATGCCAGTTGGCACAACCTTGCTAACAAGCACAAAGATTTCAGAAAGTACCACAATTATTCCCATAAGGACTTCAACAAGCACAAAGCCTCATTCTCCTAAAGGGGCTATTACTCCTGAGCCAACTGTGATTCAGGTTACCAGTACAAGTACACCTGAAACCTCTGCAGTATCTGCAG AGAATCTTTGCACCTCAAATCCCTGTCTTAATGGAGGCACTTGTATCAGTAATTGTATTAAATGTAGAAAGTGTGTATGCCCACCCAACTGGCAAGGAGTGAACTGCAGCAAAG ATGTGGATGAATGCCTTTCAAATCCATGTCCATCTCGGGCAAAATGTGTTAATAATTTGGGCTCCTTCACTTGCAAATGTTACCCTGGTTACTACCTTGAGAAGGGAACACGATGCACTTTGG CAAGGACCTTTGCAGGTATTTTCTACAGTGACAATAAATCCCATGTGTCAAGAATGCAGGATCTGCAaagtgagattttaaaaatg GTTAATGCATCTCTCTTTTCTCTGAATGGTTATTACACATCTGTCATTGCAGATTTAAG TGAGACTGAAGGCAGTGTGTCAATCTTGAACATGTTTGTACTCCCTGCCAATGTGACAGCACCTGAGGTACTGAGTAGTGTGCACAATTACATGGAGAGTTGCAGATATAAGACTGGAAGCTGCCAGTTTGTTCTGAATCATCAGCTATCCTATAAAG CTGAAAAGTTATGTAGCCTGAAAGTGCCTGAATGTGACAATGCAACTGCAGAATGCAGTGATCACAATGGAATTGCAGACTGCCAGTGTAAAGATGGCTACTTCAAATACAATACCATGGATCCTTCCTGTCGAG CATGCGATGATGGCTACAAGTTAGAGAACGGAACCTGTGCTCC TTGTATGTTTGGATTTGGAGGATTCAACTGCAAAAGTC CTTACAAGCTCATCACTGTGGTGATTGCTGCAGCTGGAGGAGGGTTGCTCCTTATCTTGGGCATTGCATTAACTATCACATGTTGCAG GAAAGACAAGAATGATATCAGCAAATTAATCTTCAAGAGTGCCGATTTTCAGAGATCACCTTATGCAGAGTTCCCCAAAAATCCCCGGATATCCGTAGAATGGGGCAGGGAAACTATTGAGATGCAGGAGAATGGAAGCACAAAAAACTTGTTACAGATGACCGATGTGTACTATTCA TCTGGCTTAAGAGGTTCAGAAGTGGACCGGAATGGTATGCATCCTTACAGTGGCCTACCTGGATCACGCTACTCTTGCATCTACACTGGACAATACAATCCGTCTTTCAGCAGTGAAGAAACAAGAAGAAGAGATTATTTTTAG